One Fuerstiella marisgermanici DNA window includes the following coding sequences:
- a CDS encoding MraY family glycosyltransferase, producing MSSGLLAFVSAFVASVVAAPLIARLARRWGVVDAPDGHRKLHSRPIPLTGGPTLLVSLGIGLAVTLGFFPDLLKSTAHDLKFLTAMFVAGGVIVTLGIIDDRYGMRGRQKLAGQIIAALVLLPSGIVVHKVSLFGYTLSFGDLAPIVTMLWLVGAINALNLIDGVDGLASTTGIVLSLSIAAVTFIVGGRPDGLMVSMLLAGALSGFLVYNFPPARMFLGDSGSMLIGLVLGAVALKCSIKQYAAVTLVMPTAIWAIPLFDVSMAIVRRKLTGRSIYDTDRGHLHHCLERKGLAGAKLLAMTTGLCALTGLGAVAASVFHNEMIAIVGVATALSILILTRSFGHTEMSLLTKRVRRLTGSMLHRSPPVQSVLHDEKIQLNGDHNWQQLWETLTDFAERFEMDKVELMVNLPQIGEEYHASWKRKTNTASHEEWKSDIPLIVQGMRVGYIRVAGAVGEGSICKWMSDLIGGLQSFENELLSLIGDLRRQKMGIPAAESAPSDGSDVPSRTDAEQFATT from the coding sequence ATGTCGTCCGGCCTGCTGGCATTTGTTTCCGCCTTTGTAGCAAGCGTAGTTGCCGCTCCCTTGATTGCACGTCTCGCCAGACGCTGGGGCGTGGTTGATGCGCCGGATGGTCACCGCAAACTGCATAGCCGTCCTATCCCTCTAACTGGCGGCCCAACACTGCTGGTATCCTTGGGAATCGGATTGGCAGTGACTCTTGGTTTCTTCCCCGATCTGCTGAAAAGCACGGCCCACGACCTGAAATTCCTGACGGCCATGTTTGTGGCTGGTGGCGTCATTGTCACGCTGGGAATCATTGACGACCGATACGGCATGCGAGGTCGGCAGAAACTGGCTGGCCAGATCATTGCCGCCCTAGTCCTGCTGCCATCAGGAATTGTCGTTCATAAGGTCAGCCTGTTCGGTTACACGCTTTCTTTCGGCGACCTGGCTCCCATCGTCACGATGTTGTGGCTGGTCGGAGCGATAAATGCTCTGAACCTGATCGACGGTGTCGACGGCCTCGCGAGTACTACCGGAATTGTACTGAGCTTATCCATCGCAGCCGTGACATTCATTGTGGGTGGCCGCCCTGACGGGCTGATGGTATCCATGCTTCTTGCTGGAGCGTTGTCCGGGTTTTTGGTCTACAACTTTCCACCAGCCCGTATGTTCTTGGGAGATTCCGGCAGCATGCTCATTGGGCTGGTGCTGGGCGCTGTCGCGTTAAAATGTTCCATCAAACAGTACGCGGCCGTTACTTTAGTCATGCCGACGGCTATCTGGGCCATACCGCTGTTTGACGTGTCGATGGCGATTGTGCGACGAAAACTGACCGGCCGTAGCATCTACGACACAGATCGCGGGCACTTGCACCATTGCCTCGAACGAAAAGGCCTTGCCGGTGCGAAGTTACTGGCGATGACGACCGGGCTATGTGCTCTCACAGGGCTGGGTGCTGTTGCCGCTTCTGTTTTCCACAACGAAATGATCGCAATTGTGGGTGTCGCAACGGCGTTGTCGATTTTGATTTTGACACGCTCTTTCGGACACACCGAGATGAGCCTTCTGACAAAACGCGTCCGACGGCTGACCGGATCCATGCTGCACCGCTCGCCGCCCGTGCAGTCCGTTCTGCATGACGAAAAGATTCAGTTAAACGGTGATCACAATTGGCAGCAGTTGTGGGAGACTCTGACGGATTTTGCAGAACGCTTTGAAATGGACAAAGTGGAATTGATGGTCAACCTGCCTCAAATCGGTGAGGAGTACCATGCAAGCTGGAAGCGTAAAACCAATACCGCGTCCCACGAAGAATGGAAGTCCGACATTCCGCTGATCGTGCAGGGCATGCGAGTGGGTTACATTCGCGTAGCCGGAGCGGTTGGTGAAGGCTCGATCTGCAAATGGATGAGCGACCTGATTGGCGGCCTGCAGTCGTTTGAAAACGAACTGCTGAGCTTAATCGGTGATTTGCGCCGTCAAAAAATGGGAATTCCTGCCGCAGAATCAGCACCATCGGACGGTTCCGATGTCCCATCACGCACGGACGCTGAACAGTTTGCGACGACCTAG
- a CDS encoding phosphoadenylyl-sulfate reductase: MPRLSQADLIELNRTFEDRSPQELLEWSRTIFGDRVAALSSMQKSGNTICHMLHSIPIKMPVLFVDTGVLFPETLETRDRLIAEYGLDIQTLHPAQTMAEQTVEKGVLYLTPEGQKECCELRKSAPLDAVQQNYDALVSSLRRSDGGARGACPILAIDTRLNCLRINPLVNFDDDQLAAYIAEHNVITNPLHDQGFSTIGCNRCTTPVLPNEPRRAGRWRHLGPWSVYCGINPTDMDPERSPAIDISQDLIDRILGRETDFMI, encoded by the coding sequence ATGCCAAGGTTGAGTCAGGCTGATCTGATTGAACTGAATCGGACCTTTGAAGACCGTTCGCCGCAGGAATTGCTGGAGTGGTCGCGCACGATTTTCGGCGACCGTGTGGCGGCACTGTCTTCAATGCAGAAATCGGGCAACACAATTTGCCACATGCTGCATTCCATCCCAATAAAAATGCCGGTGTTGTTCGTGGACACGGGCGTGCTGTTTCCGGAAACCCTGGAGACTCGCGACCGCCTCATTGCGGAGTACGGACTGGACATTCAAACGCTGCATCCGGCTCAAACAATGGCCGAACAGACGGTTGAGAAGGGCGTTTTATACCTGACGCCGGAAGGCCAGAAGGAATGCTGCGAACTGCGTAAGTCGGCTCCTCTGGACGCCGTCCAACAAAACTACGACGCTCTGGTCAGCAGCCTGCGCCGATCCGACGGAGGGGCTCGTGGAGCCTGCCCGATCCTGGCCATTGACACGCGGCTAAACTGCCTGCGTATCAATCCGCTCGTCAATTTCGACGATGACCAACTGGCGGCCTACATCGCGGAACACAACGTCATCACTAATCCGTTGCACGATCAGGGTTTTTCTACGATTGGCTGCAATCGCTGCACTACGCCCGTACTTCCGAACGAACCTCGGCGAGCCGGCCGGTGGCGACATCTGGGACCGTGGTCTGTCTACTGCGGCATCAACCCCACAGACATGGACCCGGAACGTTCGCCCGCGATCGACATCTCGCAGGATCTGATCGACCGAATCCTCGGCCGCGAAACCGACTTCATGATTTAA
- a CDS encoding glycosyltransferase family 2 protein — translation MKLSIVIPAHNEQQNIVRCLDELHSVVWEQNLIPHEIIVVNDNSSDETESVVQSYMRQHDQVRLVTRPAPGGFGRAIRTGLDAVTGDVVVICMADLSDSPADVVACYRKICDGYDCVFGSRFIEGSSVENYPRVKLVVNRFVNTCIRLLFRTKFNDLTNAFKAYRTSVLQDCGPYKSSHFNITLELSLSALIRNYRIAQIPISWQGRTWGSSNLRLREMGRRYLCTVLMFFFQRILIRDDVMAEQMASQQRRRERLGTDASPLYRLDDALAAVNEELAADRTVSAAVVTAAEPAAGTI, via the coding sequence ATGAAGCTTTCGATTGTCATCCCGGCTCATAACGAACAACAGAACATCGTCCGCTGTCTGGACGAACTGCACAGCGTGGTCTGGGAACAGAATCTGATCCCTCACGAAATCATCGTTGTGAACGACAACAGCTCGGACGAAACCGAGTCCGTTGTTCAAAGCTATATGCGGCAGCATGATCAGGTTCGTCTGGTCACCCGCCCGGCTCCTGGTGGATTTGGTCGAGCGATTCGGACCGGGTTGGACGCAGTGACCGGCGATGTCGTCGTGATCTGCATGGCCGACCTGTCTGACAGCCCGGCCGATGTGGTCGCGTGCTACCGGAAGATCTGTGACGGCTACGATTGCGTCTTTGGGTCGCGATTTATTGAAGGTAGCAGCGTCGAAAACTATCCTCGCGTGAAACTGGTCGTCAACCGCTTCGTCAACACCTGCATTCGGCTGCTGTTCCGCACGAAGTTCAATGACCTGACCAACGCCTTCAAGGCATACCGCACCAGCGTGCTGCAGGACTGTGGGCCATATAAGTCCAGCCACTTCAACATTACGCTGGAATTGTCGCTTAGCGCTCTGATTCGCAACTATCGCATCGCCCAAATCCCGATCAGTTGGCAGGGCCGCACGTGGGGATCTTCCAATCTCCGGCTGAGGGAGATGGGACGACGCTACCTATGTACGGTCCTGATGTTCTTTTTCCAGCGAATCCTGATTCGAGACGACGTGATGGCTGAGCAGATGGCCAGTCAGCAGCGCCGTCGCGAGCGGCTCGGTACTGACGCATCGCCGCTGTATCGCCTGGACGACGCCCTGGCCGCCGTCAATGAAGAGCTCGCTGCAGATCGCACAGTGTCCGCGGCGGTCGTTACTGCAGCCGAGCCCGCTGCAGGCACGATCTGA
- a CDS encoding tetratricopeptide repeat protein: MLSLRKIRRRFEEQQRKLRKRPKLLTLTFYWKLITAPINALLSGWNKPRTRDLILGIPSIVTGIAVLYLVGRAKIEESRISVNYLDAAKRAVVEGRDEEAELLLRRVIQRGDSNVSDAKFSMALLYEKTERKGEASVLFSELAPDESRGNADAHKRLAFLLASEINTQSPEADKTRLHWHLVASNDRTSPMACMAWGRYFLATGDLAQAEKNFQLAVDQFPALWCDLGEIQVAFGRTEKAIASYRRAAAYLATELQKSPKDAKNRVDYAQTLLRLGDFVEARKVLEAGKTQRPDGPWNWLLATLEVSLHDLLVKQNASVSELLAHIRLALSHDPEHQGALKRLMSYATAEVEGNEELRTILARVIAEGKEPAMAHLAMGNLCWLEGDSSTAAFHFEQALSMKKDMAVVLNNLAWMIAHDERQPDLERALALVNAALEQRPGNTSFLDTRGKIYFLQENWKAALTDFETTLKQGGRDPRPVHQHLAKIYDELGHKEIAEQHRLLAAEVVDSGP; the protein is encoded by the coding sequence ATGCTGTCACTAAGGAAAATAAGGCGGCGTTTTGAAGAGCAACAGCGCAAACTCCGAAAACGCCCGAAGCTACTGACGCTGACCTTCTATTGGAAATTGATCACAGCGCCGATCAATGCCCTCCTTTCGGGGTGGAACAAACCACGAACAAGGGACCTGATCCTGGGCATCCCGTCAATAGTCACGGGAATCGCCGTTCTGTATTTGGTCGGTCGTGCCAAGATTGAGGAAAGCAGGATCTCAGTAAACTATCTTGACGCCGCCAAACGGGCCGTGGTCGAGGGACGAGATGAGGAAGCCGAACTATTATTACGGCGTGTCATCCAGCGCGGCGACTCGAATGTCAGCGACGCAAAATTCTCGATGGCCTTGTTGTATGAGAAAACGGAGCGAAAAGGTGAGGCCTCAGTTCTGTTCAGCGAATTGGCCCCAGACGAATCTCGCGGCAATGCGGATGCCCACAAGCGTCTGGCGTTCCTCCTTGCCAGTGAAATTAACACGCAAAGTCCTGAGGCTGACAAGACACGCTTGCACTGGCACCTTGTTGCCTCCAATGACCGCACCTCCCCCATGGCATGTATGGCGTGGGGAAGATATTTTTTGGCGACAGGCGACCTGGCGCAAGCGGAAAAGAACTTTCAACTAGCCGTCGATCAGTTTCCAGCGCTCTGGTGCGATCTGGGAGAAATTCAAGTTGCTTTTGGGCGAACAGAAAAAGCGATAGCTAGCTACAGGCGAGCGGCGGCTTACTTAGCAACAGAACTTCAGAAGTCCCCCAAAGACGCCAAAAATCGTGTTGACTATGCGCAAACACTGCTGAGGCTTGGCGATTTTGTTGAAGCCAGAAAGGTGCTGGAAGCCGGGAAAACTCAACGTCCCGATGGCCCGTGGAATTGGCTGCTGGCAACATTGGAAGTCAGTCTTCACGACCTTCTGGTGAAACAGAACGCTTCTGTGTCAGAGTTATTGGCCCACATCCGATTGGCATTGAGCCACGATCCAGAACATCAGGGCGCCTTGAAGAGACTGATGTCCTACGCGACCGCCGAAGTGGAAGGAAACGAAGAACTTCGAACGATTCTGGCGAGGGTAATCGCAGAGGGAAAAGAGCCGGCGATGGCTCATCTTGCAATGGGAAATCTCTGCTGGTTAGAAGGCGACTCTTCCACTGCAGCCTTCCATTTCGAGCAAGCTCTATCGATGAAAAAAGATATGGCAGTCGTGCTCAACAATCTTGCCTGGATGATTGCGCATGACGAACGGCAACCTGACCTGGAACGAGCCTTAGCGTTGGTGAACGCTGCATTGGAACAACGCCCGGGGAATACGAGTTTCCTTGACACAAGGGGGAAAATCTATTTCCTGCAAGAGAACTGGAAAGCCGCGCTGACAGACTTCGAAACGACCTTGAAGCAGGGGGGGCGAGACCCAAGACCGGTACATCAACATTTGGCCAAAATTTACGACGAGTTGGGGCATAAAGAAATCGCCGAACAGCATCGGCTGCTGGCCGCAGAGGTTGTTGATTCAGGACCGTAG
- a CDS encoding exosortase/archaeosortase family protein: MKSALTKALLLSAAVILLHSAFLAEVAKRLYSREHYQFFPMVLIAVGMIIWFRLKDYEGEIFGRISIRVFSYTVLATGIFAASTYLNSHWLGTVAALMAGWTLVWFIGGSPLASELRAPVSLLLLIMPLPSDYDRQLIMALQRNATEFASQMLDLSSIKHLPSGVTIQGTQKSFLVEEACSGIHSLFSCLCVVGVVCVIFRYGFLRAIVVLAQTIFWVLVANTLRVFLIVYCFTRWGWELDQGTAHEVLGIATYVVALGLTFSAHHLLLFVIPTKSSTSVNSPANGLKSKVDKFSRTLNEPRLSESASYGAAFALMAFVYAPLAIIRVWGN; encoded by the coding sequence ATGAAGTCCGCACTCACAAAAGCTCTATTGCTGAGTGCAGCAGTCATCCTGCTGCACTCAGCTTTCCTCGCGGAGGTAGCGAAACGCCTTTATTCCCGTGAGCACTATCAGTTTTTCCCGATGGTGTTGATTGCTGTGGGAATGATCATTTGGTTTCGACTGAAAGATTACGAAGGCGAAATTTTTGGCCGGATTTCGATTCGTGTTTTCAGCTATACCGTTCTGGCCACAGGCATTTTCGCGGCCTCCACATATCTAAATAGTCATTGGTTGGGGACAGTGGCCGCCCTGATGGCTGGTTGGACGTTGGTCTGGTTCATTGGCGGAAGCCCGCTTGCATCTGAACTACGGGCCCCCGTGAGCTTGCTGCTGCTCATCATGCCGTTGCCATCTGATTACGACCGCCAACTGATCATGGCGTTGCAAAGGAACGCCACTGAATTCGCGAGTCAGATGCTGGATTTAAGCAGTATCAAACACCTGCCGTCAGGGGTCACGATACAGGGTACCCAGAAAAGCTTTCTGGTTGAAGAAGCTTGCAGCGGGATCCACTCCCTATTCTCCTGCCTCTGCGTGGTTGGAGTCGTATGTGTCATCTTTCGGTATGGCTTCCTTCGAGCAATCGTCGTTCTGGCCCAAACCATTTTTTGGGTGTTGGTGGCCAACACGCTCCGGGTCTTTTTAATCGTGTACTGCTTTACCCGTTGGGGCTGGGAGCTCGATCAGGGGACTGCTCATGAAGTGCTTGGCATCGCGACCTACGTAGTCGCACTTGGATTGACTTTCAGTGCGCATCACCTGCTGCTGTTTGTAATTCCTACGAAGTCCAGTACGTCGGTCAACAGTCCCGCAAACGGCCTAAAATCGAAGGTGGATAAGTTCAGCCGGACACTAAACGAGCCTCGACTTAGCGAGTCGGCATCATACGGTGCTGCGTTTGCACTCATGGCTTTCGTCTATGCCCCGTTGGCCATCATTCGTGTCTGGGGGAATTGA
- a CDS encoding PEP-CTERM sorting domain-containing protein: MRQFVCFLAVGVLSQTALANPVIDDFLDAVSPNPLIGGTDVQVISVEQTVYVEAQPADITSTRTVTTSAGSSVTIGGGTISLTTVGVGESLLLSYAGISAPVSLVDGFLRTNFFGPSVAGMFDVAVTLTSGASSSTVTKSIGGPVVASLHTDFRDDEFLPAAIGAIDGIDILITQTGGIIGSFASTPGNLQAIPEPSSYVLLGLTSLIGFVAFRRRQNAVEAA; this comes from the coding sequence ATGCGACAATTTGTTTGTTTCCTTGCCGTCGGCGTGTTGTCGCAAACGGCTCTCGCGAACCCGGTGATTGACGATTTTCTGGATGCCGTAAGTCCAAACCCGCTGATCGGCGGCACGGATGTCCAAGTCATTTCGGTTGAACAAACCGTGTATGTCGAAGCTCAGCCAGCAGACATTACAAGCACGCGAACAGTTACCACAAGTGCAGGTTCAAGCGTCACGATTGGTGGCGGTACAATCAGCCTGACGACAGTCGGAGTTGGAGAGTCTCTTCTGCTTAGTTACGCGGGGATTTCGGCCCCAGTTAGCCTCGTAGACGGTTTTCTCCGGACTAACTTTTTCGGCCCAAGTGTCGCAGGGATGTTTGATGTCGCAGTGACGCTCACTAGCGGTGCGTCTTCCAGTACTGTCACGAAGTCTATCGGTGGCCCGGTGGTTGCGTCTCTTCACACAGATTTCCGTGATGACGAATTCCTGCCAGCTGCCATTGGGGCGATCGACGGTATTGACATTCTTATCACCCAGACAGGCGGAATTATCGGCTCCTTCGCAAGCACACCGGGAAATCTGCAAGCCATTCCAGAACCATCATCCTATGTCCTGCTTGGTTTAACCAGCTTGATTGGTTTTGTTGCATTCCGTCGACGACAGAACGCGGTTGAAGCTGCTTAA
- a CDS encoding glycosyltransferase family 4 protein encodes MRTRVLFINRSYWPDSEATGQLLTSLCEGLSTELDVHVLVGQPNIPASDAPLNKTEVRHGVTIHRVGHLTFPKRSMVGKAMNFISFVLACHRRIWSLPRPDIVVFETDPFLLPLVASRFARKRDCRLVGYLQDIYPDIAVALGKVRNNWLIRRLRKTLFKIYKSCDRIVVLSEDMKTLIAEGGIDGDRISVIPNWADTNSIRPIPGDNPFRTRNGFDDKFVVMYSGNMGLTQRLEQYVYAAEVLKADSKIQFVFVGNGANRHSIEQLVSNRQLDNVCFFDYQPLTELSASLGAADLHILPLTAEISRCLMPSKLYGILAAGRPYLTTAPAWTELSKLTVKHQIGFRVDNDAEEIAETIRFAAGRTAELRQMGKRARKLGQSEFSEQNAIARFLNVVTSLNSEAQAAPSQARKAA; translated from the coding sequence ATGCGCACGCGGGTCTTATTCATCAACCGGTCCTATTGGCCGGACTCAGAAGCCACTGGCCAACTGTTGACATCCCTTTGTGAGGGCCTGTCAACAGAGTTGGATGTGCACGTGCTTGTGGGACAGCCCAATATCCCAGCCAGCGATGCTCCGCTTAACAAAACGGAGGTGCGTCACGGGGTCACCATCCATCGGGTGGGGCATTTGACCTTTCCCAAACGCAGCATGGTCGGGAAGGCCATGAACTTCATTTCTTTTGTGCTGGCGTGCCACCGACGAATCTGGTCTTTGCCGCGTCCGGATATTGTGGTGTTCGAAACGGACCCCTTCCTGCTCCCACTGGTGGCGTCGCGATTTGCCAGAAAGCGAGATTGCAGGCTTGTTGGCTATTTGCAGGACATTTACCCCGACATCGCCGTCGCGCTGGGCAAAGTCCGCAACAACTGGCTGATTCGCCGACTCAGAAAAACACTGTTCAAAATCTACAAGTCCTGCGATCGGATCGTAGTTCTTAGTGAAGACATGAAGACTCTGATCGCTGAGGGTGGCATCGACGGTGATCGAATAAGTGTTATTCCCAACTGGGCTGATACAAACTCGATTCGGCCCATCCCTGGGGACAACCCGTTTCGTACCCGGAACGGATTTGATGACAAATTCGTCGTGATGTACTCGGGCAATATGGGCCTGACGCAGCGATTGGAACAGTATGTTTACGCTGCTGAAGTACTAAAAGCCGACTCCAAGATACAGTTTGTTTTCGTTGGAAATGGCGCCAATCGCCACTCGATCGAACAACTGGTATCCAATCGGCAACTGGATAACGTCTGCTTCTTCGACTACCAGCCGCTAACGGAGCTCTCGGCAAGTCTAGGCGCGGCAGACCTCCACATCCTTCCACTTACAGCGGAAATCAGCCGGTGCCTGATGCCAAGCAAATTATATGGAATCTTGGCAGCGGGACGCCCGTATCTGACTACCGCACCGGCTTGGACTGAGTTATCTAAACTGACAGTGAAGCACCAGATCGGATTCCGAGTTGACAACGACGCCGAAGAAATTGCCGAAACAATTCGGTTCGCCGCCGGTCGCACTGCAGAACTTCGCCAAATGGGCAAACGAGCACGAAAACTGGGACAGTCCGAGTTTTCTGAGCAAAACGCCATCGCTCGTTTTTTGAACGTTGTGACCAGCTTGAATTCTGAGGCACAAGCGGCGCCCAGCCAAGCCAGAAAAGCGGCGTAA
- a CDS encoding glycosyltransferase family 4 protein: protein MKFCIVANKAWNLTNFRMNLMYRLLDFGIEVHAIAPADGYEKKIEQAGIPFHDWKIQRESLNPFQELQSVNAIRKIYKQVSPDLVHHFTVKALLYGTVAARMCGVKAIVNSVTGLPLILVAPKKQLHKKLAGWISMKWYGWSLTGKDTHVLLQNEDDLQLLESFAPYIRCNSSVTNGSGVPLDRFRHTSLPNNDPPHIVFVGRLIREKGIFELMSAAEQLRSSKIPFRLTLCADIDPGNRSSATSEDVQSWRDKGLFDHVGRLDDVAPCLRDADLVVLPSYREGTPRSLLEAMAIGRPIVTTDVPGCRNVVDHEVNGFLVPAQESAGLTAAMEALLEDAELRVSMGQASRHLAETVFDERTVIDQICRAYHQLAPGFIPSPDEWADNQVPVDARSDVRSAPITDTAAPL from the coding sequence ATGAAATTCTGCATCGTCGCCAACAAGGCATGGAACCTGACCAACTTCCGGATGAACCTGATGTACAGGTTGTTGGATTTTGGCATAGAGGTCCATGCCATTGCTCCGGCTGACGGGTACGAAAAAAAGATTGAGCAGGCTGGGATTCCGTTCCACGATTGGAAGATTCAACGTGAGAGTCTGAATCCCTTTCAGGAACTGCAGTCGGTCAATGCAATACGCAAGATCTATAAGCAGGTTTCCCCAGATCTCGTTCATCATTTCACGGTGAAAGCACTGCTTTACGGCACCGTTGCTGCCCGAATGTGCGGCGTAAAGGCGATCGTCAATTCGGTGACCGGGCTTCCACTGATCCTGGTGGCCCCGAAAAAACAGCTTCACAAAAAGCTGGCCGGATGGATTTCCATGAAATGGTACGGCTGGTCTCTTACGGGAAAAGACACGCACGTCTTACTGCAGAACGAAGATGACCTGCAGCTGCTGGAGTCATTCGCTCCATACATTAGATGCAACTCATCGGTCACGAATGGTTCGGGAGTCCCGCTCGATCGATTTCGGCATACAAGTCTGCCCAATAACGACCCGCCGCACATTGTTTTTGTTGGTCGGCTGATTCGTGAGAAGGGCATTTTTGAACTCATGTCAGCGGCAGAGCAATTGCGATCGTCAAAGATCCCGTTTCGGCTGACATTGTGCGCAGACATTGACCCGGGAAATCGTTCCAGTGCCACCAGCGAAGATGTTCAGTCATGGCGTGACAAGGGACTGTTTGACCATGTGGGCCGACTGGATGATGTGGCACCGTGCCTGCGGGATGCCGACCTCGTAGTCTTGCCAAGCTACCGCGAAGGAACTCCTCGTTCTCTGCTGGAGGCAATGGCCATTGGTCGGCCGATCGTCACAACAGATGTCCCTGGCTGCCGCAACGTCGTCGATCATGAGGTCAACGGATTTCTGGTTCCTGCGCAGGAATCGGCTGGTTTGACCGCAGCTATGGAAGCGCTTCTTGAAGACGCTGAACTGCGAGTTTCGATGGGGCAGGCCAGTCGCCACCTCGCCGAGACGGTATTCGACGAACGTACCGTGATCGACCAGATTTGCAGGGCCTACCACCAGCTTGCGCCTGGCTTTATTCCTTCTCCCGACGAGTGGGCTGATAATCAGGTCCCTGTGGACGCACGTTCGGATGTCCGCAGTGCACCGATAACGGACACCGCCGCCCCGCTTTAA
- a CDS encoding glycosyltransferase family 4 protein encodes MTEPAGDKRSLIFVHGSLGMGGAEVLRLSILEELLKDESLSIRVCVLRKRGVLADQVEAMGIPLDVLGNRGGLLDFAGVRKLATYFRQHRPTIVQSSQFLTNLHTNLAARLAKVPVVVIEEHGVYTWKKWYHRLIDRRINSRANAVVACSHCVAESAARHLNIPAENVTVIHNCVGRSHFQKGQGTREAFRQSMQTSNTALVATCVGTLRWEKGHRFLLEAWGQLIAAQSIPQDSELWIVGSGPLENELRGLSSELPGVRFLGSRSDTAEILRASDLFVLPSVNEGFGIAIVEAMSAKLAVISTNSGGIPEVIESGRTGILVEPENSRQLADSIATLCQNPSQRKQLAAAAQLDAQSRFTPARYVKQLQNLYKSLQR; translated from the coding sequence ATGACTGAACCAGCGGGCGATAAGCGGTCCTTGATATTCGTACACGGATCGTTGGGTATGGGCGGGGCGGAAGTCCTGCGGCTTTCCATACTTGAAGAGCTATTAAAAGACGAATCGCTTTCCATCCGCGTCTGCGTGCTTCGAAAACGCGGGGTCCTCGCAGACCAGGTCGAGGCGATGGGCATTCCGCTGGATGTCCTGGGGAACCGCGGAGGGCTACTTGACTTCGCAGGCGTTCGAAAACTGGCGACCTATTTTCGGCAGCACCGTCCAACCATTGTGCAGTCCAGCCAGTTCCTCACTAACCTGCATACCAACCTCGCTGCCCGGCTGGCAAAGGTACCCGTTGTTGTCATTGAAGAACATGGCGTTTACACGTGGAAGAAGTGGTATCACCGACTGATTGATCGGCGAATCAACAGCCGCGCCAATGCCGTGGTCGCGTGTTCTCACTGCGTGGCAGAATCGGCCGCCAGACATCTGAATATCCCAGCTGAAAATGTCACGGTCATTCACAACTGCGTTGGAAGAAGTCACTTTCAGAAAGGGCAGGGCACCCGCGAGGCTTTTCGACAGTCCATGCAGACCTCAAATACAGCGTTGGTTGCAACCTGCGTTGGCACTCTACGTTGGGAAAAAGGGCACCGTTTTTTACTGGAAGCCTGGGGACAACTGATTGCCGCGCAGAGTATCCCACAGGATTCAGAATTGTGGATAGTTGGCAGTGGACCGCTCGAAAATGAACTCCGAGGGTTATCTTCTGAACTGCCAGGCGTAAGATTCCTGGGCAGTCGCAGCGACACCGCAGAAATTCTCAGGGCTTCCGACCTGTTTGTTTTGCCGTCGGTTAACGAAGGATTCGGAATTGCGATTGTGGAAGCAATGAGTGCCAAACTGGCGGTAATTTCAACCAACAGCGGTGGAATCCCCGAAGTCATAGAATCCGGACGAACCGGAATTTTGGTCGAACCAGAAAATTCCAGACAACTGGCAGATTCGATCGCGACTCTATGTCAGAACCCTTCTCAGCGAAAACAATTAGCAGCAGCAGCGCAATTGGACGCACAATCAAGATTCACACCGGCACGGTACGTCAAACAGTTACAGAACCTATATAAGTCTTTGCAACGCTGA